The following DNA comes from Salvelinus namaycush isolate Seneca chromosome 39, SaNama_1.0, whole genome shotgun sequence.
gaggagctgccctccaaccttgtagccattgagaaccctgaatctgaatttcccttgtccactgacgaagtaccagttccctttgaagatgctggtggtgatggaggcagaccgacagtggatgaagtacaggagttctgtggtagctggaaggccaccagtaatttcacccctcctggccctgctgtttgctttgacgagtcccagtctggagtgcaacgccccttgccatttccaactgaggcagagtgcttcaagttgtttctgacagaggagctggtgggagacatagtagaggagaccaatcgctatgccttggagctacaggagaagagagagccaggagtgagggggaaactcgctaaatgggtgacaaccacaattagtgaaatgtataccttcctggtgacagtcctcctcatggggatagtaaagaagaactccctaagagaatactggagcacagatcctatgtttgcaactcccttctttgccaccctcttttcccaagaccgcttcctagttctgctgcgatgcctgcatttcgtcaacaatgctactgccatcttaagtgacccgttatacaaaataagaaatgttctaaccagcctgacatcagcatttggtcgggtctttgtgccatacaaggacctatgcattgatgagtccctgatgttatggaaaggtaggctggcgttccgtcaatatattccctccaaaaggcacaggtttggagtcaagttctttgtcatgtgcgacgtgaagacaggatttgtccaggatattatagtttacacagggtccaccactgacatcaaacattatgaggggcttggggtgtccgggtccgtagtgatgaccatgctggctcctcatctcggcaagggacacactttgtacgtggacaattggtacagcagtcccacactcttccagcatctgctctccaacagcacaggggcctgtggcacagtcaggtcgaacaggaaggggatgccAGTATTCGGATGCAGGAAGatgcagagaggggaggtggagttccaggagaatggtcaacagctggcagtaaagtggcatgacaaaagagatgtccatgtcctctccactgtccatacagcaaccatgtcggccacagggaaggtggatcacctgactggagagagaaagatcaaaCCAGATTGTGTGCTcgactataacctcaaaatgggggcagtggataaggcagacatgataaacagctttgtggaatgcactcggaAAACAACCAAGTGGTACAAGAAGATATTTTTCCATCTGATCGACACTGCTGCCCTCAATGGCAGCATAGTTCACCGCCAACTAACAGGTGAGTTGATTACTGAACAAGCTATTTTTGTAATTGGATGTACAGTTCACATACAAATCCATTATGCAATTATAGTGACAATATCTCACCCACCTACCCACTGCCTCATCATCCTCTAACTTTCTtcatcctccccactccctcttAGGTAAAGTAATTACCTACCAAAAATACAGAGAGAACCTAATGAGAGAGCTGCTGGAGGAGCACCACACCCCTCGGCGCCCATCCACTGGGGGTCGTCCTGCTGTAAACAATCCCCTACGCCTTACTGCACGGCATTTCCCTGCAAAGTCCCTCAAACTGCTGCTCAAGGTAGTCGCACAAGGAGGCACTGCAAAGTCTGCCTGTCTGGCACCAGGAGAAGTAAGCAGAGGAAGATGACAAAATACATGTGTTTAGCTTGTGATACACCTCTATGTATTTCACCATGCTTTGAGGAGTATCACATGCTCAAGCATTATTGAGCACATCTGCAGCAATAAGTGACTGACTGCCATGATACTATGCCTtcagaggtggggggggggggggggggggggtggaaatgCAGTTGTTGTTCAGTCACTGCATGAATATTAAATATGGGTTATGCATTTTCAGTTTTTTGTCCTCTAGTATGTTGTTGAACCAACTACCAATACTGCAATAAAATAGACGACTATTACATATTGGCATATGTGTTTTCTTGCTGTCTTTTCATCCAGTAAGACTGTTAAGGAGTGTACGTTAGCATACAAAAGCTGTCCTCATTCTTCTGCTCCAAAGATGTCCAGCTCCAGTTATGATATTGGCAAATAATGTTTGTGGTTTCTGAAAGTACAGAAGAAAGAGGAATTATTAATTAGAATACAATATAAGGATATAGCAATAAAACAATACTACAAAgaagtaacataataaacactGCTATAAAAAATAGTTTATTGCATTAAGAAACTAACTTTTGAGCTCAACAGGGGGGCaaggcagggcagaacagagctaTGCTGAATAGACCAAATAAACAAACCAtggtcatattttttattttatttaactaggcaagtaatttaaaaacaaattattatttacaatgatggcctacaccggccaaactcggacaacgctgggccaatcgtgcgctgtcctatgggactcccaatcacagccagttgtgatacagcctggatttgaaccagggtgtctgtaatgacgcctctagcactgagatgcagtgccatagaccgctgcgccactcgggagtcataaagtcagggtagcttcaaaatacaacacaagctaATAGTTCTCTGACGCAACTAGCactgttttacagagctaatagaataatgtagctacataagcacgattgactataacaccataaaggttataaaatgtgtaacgttacctcacgtgtccgcggttataaggaatatattatgatccatacatacagtgagctacagcagaaactattataacgtaataaggcacttactttgatagaaacgcagcctggatttgaaccagggagtctgtagtgacgcctgtagCACTGATGTGCtgtgcctttgaccgctgcgtcacttgggagtcataaggccatgtagcttcaaaatacaacacaagatagtacttctctgacgcaattagcattgttttacagagctaatagaataatgtagctacataagcacgattgactataacaccataaaggttataaaatgagtaacgttacctcacgtgtccgcggttataaagaatatacacaaatatattacgctccatacatacagtacgCTACAATAGAAacgacatacagaaactattacAACGTAATaatgcacttactttgatagaaacgcacacatttccaaagttattattattaACGAAAACAATGACTGCAATGAGGGCAACAGATAGAAAATGTGAACACGTGTGCAGATCATGTTCTGACGGGAGATGAGCAAATGTCTGCAGAcgtgaactgcacaaacaattgggaagtgcttgggggaattttgtccgtgtcagaaatgtcccaaaaatgtaattgtccgcaaaagtaaaaattactatttttatgtgaatgaatgaggaggcggaacacacctaaattcaaactgtttttagaaaataaaaacttgttagaaaataatttgaaattgaagtTGAAACAGCCTATAAATATAAACAGactgcgtgctttggtttgagggcagcgcggataaaatgtactgttacgtatcaatcacattctggaatggagagaacattctaacatcacgtgcataaaaaaactcacgctggggcgaccgttagagatatttggaactcacgcatgaaagggttaaactgcagaaaaacttttggaagttaactgcatcaaagtctgaggcctgtgatgttgggacaaatgatagtcccttat
Coding sequences within:
- the LOC120032554 gene encoding piggyBac transposable element-derived protein 4-like, whose amino-acid sequence is MGAVDKADMINSFVECTRKTTKWYKKIFFHLIDTAALNGSIVHRQLTGKVITYQKYRENLMRELLEEHHTPRRPSTGGRPAVNNPLRLTARHFPAKSLKLLLKVVAQGGTAKSACLAPGEVSRGR